In the Vicia villosa cultivar HV-30 ecotype Madison, WI unplaced genomic scaffold, Vvil1.0 ctg.000677F_1_1, whole genome shotgun sequence genome, one interval contains:
- the LOC131630388 gene encoding uncharacterized protein LOC131630388 yields the protein MGNCLALSKPISQSYYTSSTMGKLVKVAKEDGKILEFSSPVYVKDILTNFPGNYGIGVSKIATETLSQDHELKGGKLYYLLPRNKEEEPEAGMKRVKVLITKQQLQQLVTKQISLQDLLSVVKEDGVRFRSDRKPILDSIPEENE from the coding sequence atgggaaattgtcttgCTCTTTCCAAACCCATTTCACAATCATAttatacatcatccaccatgggAAAACTCGTTAAAGTAGCCAAAGAAGATGGTAAAATACTAGAATTTAGTTCTCCAGTTTACGTCAAAGACATCTTGACAAATTTTCCTGGTAATTATGGTATCGGTGTTTCAAAGATCGCAACAGAAACTCTATCACAAGATCATGAATTGAAGGGTGGAAAATTATACTACTTGCTTCCTCGTAACAAAGAGGAAGAACCAGAAGCTGGCATGAAGAGGGTCAAAGTTTTAATAACGAAGCAACAGCTTCAACAGTTAGTGACGAAACAAATATCGTTACAAGATTTATTATCAGTCGTTAAAGAAGATGGTGTTCGTTTCAGAAGTGATCGGAAACCAATATTGGACTCTATACCGGAAGAAAATGAGTAA